Proteins encoded within one genomic window of Pectobacterium araliae:
- the mepS gene encoding bifunctional murein DD-endopeptidase/murein LD-carboxypeptidase, producing the protein MVKSQPILRYIWRAVPAVAVAMMLSACGSNSAYNHKAQTDMHAVNDKDGLLLQASQDEFEALVRNVDIKSKLLNQYASWKGVRYRLGGDSRRGIDCSAFVQRTFREQFGMDLPRSTYEQQEMGQQIQRNKLRVGDLVLFRAGSTGRHVGIYLGNDQFVHASTSSGVIISKMTEDYWNKRYQEGRRVLSKGKTS; encoded by the coding sequence ATGGTCAAGTCTCAACCGATTCTGAGATATATCTGGCGGGCAGTGCCTGCCGTCGCGGTAGCAATGATGCTTTCCGCCTGTGGAAGTAATAGTGCATACAATCATAAAGCTCAAACTGATATGCATGCAGTTAATGATAAAGATGGTCTTTTACTGCAAGCCTCTCAGGATGAATTTGAAGCACTGGTTCGTAATGTGGACATCAAGTCTAAATTACTTAACCAATATGCCAGTTGGAAAGGTGTTCGTTACCGCTTAGGCGGTGATAGTCGCCGTGGCATTGACTGCTCAGCTTTCGTTCAGCGCACTTTCCGCGAACAGTTTGGTATGGATCTACCACGTTCAACTTATGAACAGCAAGAAATGGGCCAGCAAATTCAGCGCAACAAACTGCGCGTTGGCGATCTTGTTCTGTTCCGTGCCGGTTCAACCGGACGTCACGTTGGCATTTATCTCGGCAACGATCAGTTCGTCCACGCCTCTACCAGCAGTGGCGTCATCATATCCAAAATGACGGAAGACTACTGGAATAAGCGTTATCAAGAAGGACGCCGTGTTCTGAGTAAAGGAAAAACCAGCTAA
- a CDS encoding phosphatase PAP2 family protein: MSFARLSSILVLNVLGIGLFLSWYLPENHGFWLTLDSHIFFYFNRLLVDSPTFLHLVAITNNRAFDGCALIAMGLLYLSFYLKATSTERRHLLIIGVVMLLTAVVLNQAGHLLPVQHASPTLYFSDINRVSDLTGIPTKDASSDSFPGDHGMMLMIFAAFMLRYFTRTAFAIGLTIVVVFSSPRIMIGAHWFTDIAVGSLSVVLVGLSWWLLTPASDAAIALLNRLLSKKSTV; the protein is encoded by the coding sequence ATGTCATTTGCTCGTCTTTCTTCTATTTTAGTGCTCAATGTGTTGGGCATTGGCCTGTTTTTGTCCTGGTATTTACCAGAAAACCATGGTTTTTGGCTCACACTCGACAGCCATATCTTTTTCTATTTCAACCGTCTTTTGGTTGATAGCCCGACCTTTTTACATTTGGTCGCGATTACCAATAATCGCGCCTTTGATGGCTGTGCACTCATTGCGATGGGATTGCTGTATTTATCGTTTTATCTGAAGGCCACGTCTACTGAACGTCGCCATTTGTTGATCATCGGCGTTGTTATGCTGTTAACCGCCGTGGTACTGAACCAAGCGGGACATCTGCTCCCCGTTCAACATGCCAGCCCGACGCTCTATTTTAGCGACATCAACCGCGTTTCAGACTTAACCGGAATTCCAACCAAAGATGCCTCATCAGACAGTTTTCCCGGCGACCACGGTATGATGCTGATGATCTTTGCTGCCTTTATGCTGCGCTATTTTACCCGCACCGCTTTCGCTATCGGCCTGACCATCGTGGTGGTTTTTTCATCACCGCGCATCATGATCGGCGCACACTGGTTTACCGATATTGCCGTTGGTTCGCTCTCGGTTGTTCTGGTTGGCCTGAGCTGGTGGTTATTAACGCCAGCAAGCGATGCGGCTATTGCCCTGTTAAACCGGCTATTATCTAAAAAATCGACAGTATAA
- a CDS encoding CobW family GTP-binding protein: protein MLTKVNLITGFLGSGKTTTIRHLLSQKPEDEVWAVLVNEFGEIGIDGALLAESGAVLKEIPGGCMCCVNGLPMQVGLNMLLQQKKPHRLLIEPTGLGHPKQILSLLTSGIYQPWLTLQATLCLLDARQLSDTRYTENENFRDQLAAADIIIANKRDTYTADDLTALQQWQQASGEGRQIIDVSQGNVDRQLLDQPRHHSAQERLRELPDGTHHHSHKPTNGLAALKLPDGQSWRRSLNQGQGYHACGWIFDPETTFDTAALLDWVRLSPVSRVKGVMRIKEGTLVVNRQGHDLHIETRSAAPIDSRIEIINETPAEWNTLQASLLKARLTNVD, encoded by the coding sequence ATGCTAACGAAAGTCAATTTGATTACCGGGTTTCTGGGTAGTGGAAAAACCACCACGATTCGTCATCTTCTGTCGCAAAAGCCTGAAGACGAAGTCTGGGCGGTGCTGGTCAATGAATTCGGCGAAATAGGCATTGACGGCGCGCTATTGGCAGAGAGCGGCGCCGTTCTGAAAGAGATTCCCGGCGGCTGTATGTGCTGCGTAAACGGCTTACCGATGCAGGTTGGCCTGAATATGCTGCTGCAACAGAAAAAACCCCATCGGTTGCTCATCGAACCCACCGGGCTTGGCCATCCGAAACAAATTCTTTCCTTGCTGACAAGTGGTATCTACCAGCCTTGGCTGACATTGCAGGCAACGCTGTGTCTGCTGGATGCACGTCAGTTAAGCGACACGCGCTACACGGAAAATGAGAACTTCCGCGATCAACTTGCCGCCGCTGATATTATTATCGCCAACAAGCGTGATACTTATACCGCCGACGATCTGACTGCTTTGCAGCAGTGGCAGCAGGCAAGCGGTGAGGGTCGGCAAATTATCGATGTCAGTCAGGGAAACGTTGACAGACAGCTGCTCGACCAACCGCGACACCATTCAGCGCAAGAGCGTCTGCGCGAACTGCCAGATGGCACCCACCACCACTCGCATAAGCCCACAAATGGCCTGGCTGCGCTGAAGCTACCGGATGGACAATCTTGGCGACGTTCGCTCAATCAGGGACAGGGCTACCACGCCTGCGGTTGGATATTCGACCCTGAAACCACGTTTGATACCGCAGCCCTGCTGGACTGGGTCCGCCTTTCCCCCGTGAGTCGGGTTAAAGGGGTGATGCGTATAAAAGAAGGGACGCTCGTCGTCAACCGTCAGGGACACGATCTTCATATAGAAACCCGATCGGCGGCACCGATTGATAGCCGGATCGAAATCATCAATGAAACACCAGCGGAATGGAATACGTTGCAGGCCTCATTGTTAAAGGCTCGTTTAACTAACGTGGACTAA
- the yeiP gene encoding elongation factor P-like protein YeiP, whose translation MARANEIKRGMVVNYNDKLLLVKDIDVQSPSARGASTLYKMRFSDVRTGLKVEERFKGDDIIDTITLTRRTVTFSYIDGDEYVFMDDEDYTPYLFKKDQIEEELLFIPEGGMPGIQVLSWDGQIIALELPQTVDLEIVETAPGIKGASASSRNKPATMSTGLVIPVPEYLSAGEKIRIHIPERRYMGRAD comes from the coding sequence ATGGCAAGAGCGAACGAGATTAAACGCGGAATGGTCGTTAACTATAACGACAAATTATTGCTGGTAAAGGACATCGACGTCCAAAGCCCCAGCGCCCGTGGTGCCAGTACATTGTATAAAATGCGTTTTTCTGATGTCCGCACGGGTTTGAAAGTGGAAGAACGTTTTAAAGGTGATGACATTATCGACACCATCACGCTAACCCGCCGCACAGTGACCTTCTCTTATATTGACGGTGACGAATACGTCTTTATGGATGATGAAGACTACACCCCGTACCTCTTCAAAAAGGATCAAATAGAAGAAGAGCTACTGTTCATCCCTGAAGGCGGCATGCCGGGAATTCAGGTGTTGAGCTGGGACGGCCAAATCATCGCACTGGAACTGCCACAGACGGTTGATCTGGAAATTGTTGAGACGGCACCGGGCATTAAAGGTGCGTCCGCCAGCTCACGCAACAAGCCTGCTACCATGAGCACCGGTCTGGTTATTCCCGTTCCAGAATACCTGAGTGCAGGTGAAAAGATCCGTATTCATATTCCAGAACGTCGCTATATGGGTCGCGCAGACTAA
- a CDS encoding YkgJ family cysteine cluster protein, whose translation MDCRPHCGACCIAISISTPMPGLPNGKPANTPCIHLDDALRCGIFHSPLRPAVCAGLKPRADMCFSHRDEAMIYLLRLEADTAP comes from the coding sequence ATGGACTGTCGCCCCCATTGCGGTGCTTGCTGCATCGCGATATCGATCTCAACGCCGATGCCTGGCCTGCCGAATGGCAAGCCAGCAAACACACCTTGTATCCATCTTGATGATGCGCTGCGCTGCGGGATATTCCATTCCCCTCTGCGGCCTGCGGTTTGCGCGGGGTTAAAACCGCGTGCGGATATGTGTTTCAGCCATCGCGACGAGGCAATGATTTACTTGCTCAGGCTGGAAGCCGACACCGCACCCTAA
- the setB gene encoding sugar efflux transporter SetB has translation MFTPANTTRRPLDLTSSAFLVIAFLTGTAGALQLPTLSLFLSSEVQARPFLVGMFYTGSAVIGIIVSQILATRSDRQGDRKSLIFVCCLLGALACLLFAWNRNYFILLFIGVLLSSFGSTANPQLFALAREHADKTGREAAMFSSILRAQISLAWVVGPPIAFALALGFSFTTMYLTAAVVFILCGILVKLFLPSMPKAVEKTTSTLESPRRNRRDTLLLFVACTLMWTCNGIYLINMPLYLVHELHLPEKLAGIMMGVAAGLEIPVMLIAGYVAKRFGKRFLMRLAVASGLLFFGGLLFLNGEIALLALQVLNAIFIGILAGIGMLYFQDLMPGQAGAATTLFTNTTRVGWIISGSLAGIVAEIWSYHAVFFFALLMIVGSIYCMWRIKDV, from the coding sequence ATGTTCACTCCTGCAAATACAACACGACGCCCGCTTGACCTGACATCGTCAGCATTTTTGGTTATCGCCTTTCTGACTGGAACGGCAGGAGCCCTACAACTTCCTACACTCAGCCTTTTTCTTTCTAGCGAAGTGCAGGCTCGTCCTTTCCTTGTTGGCATGTTTTATACTGGTAGTGCGGTTATCGGCATTATCGTCAGCCAAATACTGGCCACGCGCTCGGATCGTCAAGGCGATCGCAAATCGCTGATCTTCGTCTGCTGCCTGCTGGGCGCACTCGCCTGCCTGCTGTTTGCGTGGAACCGAAACTACTTTATTCTGCTCTTTATCGGCGTGTTACTGAGCAGCTTTGGCTCGACGGCAAATCCACAGCTTTTTGCGCTGGCGCGGGAGCACGCGGATAAAACTGGCCGTGAGGCAGCGATGTTCAGCTCCATCCTCCGCGCGCAAATTTCTCTCGCCTGGGTTGTCGGCCCGCCCATCGCCTTTGCGCTGGCACTGGGATTCAGCTTCACGACGATGTATCTGACCGCCGCGGTCGTCTTTATCTTGTGCGGCATTCTGGTCAAACTCTTTCTGCCTTCCATGCCCAAAGCGGTGGAAAAGACCACTTCCACACTGGAATCACCGCGCCGCAACCGCCGTGATACGCTCTTGCTATTCGTGGCGTGTACCTTGATGTGGACTTGCAACGGCATTTACCTCATTAATATGCCGCTGTATCTGGTGCATGAACTGCATCTGCCGGAAAAGTTGGCGGGTATCATGATGGGGGTCGCAGCTGGGCTGGAAATTCCGGTGATGCTGATCGCAGGCTACGTTGCCAAACGCTTCGGAAAACGCTTCCTGATGCGGCTTGCCGTCGCCTCCGGTTTACTGTTCTTCGGCGGTCTACTGTTTCTGAATGGTGAAATCGCGCTGCTGGCGTTACAGGTGCTGAACGCCATTTTCATCGGTATTCTGGCTGGAATCGGCATGCTCTATTTTCAGGATTTAATGCCTGGGCAGGCCGGTGCGGCGACGACGTTATTTACCAATACCACGCGCGTTGGCTGGATCATCTCCGGTTCGCTGGCCGGGATCGTTGCGGAAATCTGGAGCTATCATGCCGTGTTCTTCTTCGCGCTGCTAATGATCGTTGGCTCCATCTATTGTATGTGGCGCATCAAAGATGTCTGA
- the fruB gene encoding fused PTS fructose transporter subunit IIA/HPr protein, producing MFQLSQQDIHLGAAASNKQEAIQLVASALTEAGCVNAGYVDGMLQREQQTSTYLGSGIAIPHGTTDTRDLVLKTGVQVFQFPQGITWGEDQTAYVVLGIAARSDEHLALLRQLTHVLSDDRVAARLASTTSAEELRSLLMGERQLAEFRFDTSLIALDVATDNLLTLQALNAGRLQQVGAADASFVSTAVSNKPLNLGQGVWFSDSAVGNLSSAAAVARPAAPFSIDGENVALLVTVAAADDQAFAPINYLSNLLIAQKAERLLTADAPTLLALLTSDGPEESEVLTAEFTIRNEHGLHARPGTMLVNVIKQFTSEITVTNLDGTGKPANGRSLMKVVALGVKKGHKLRFTASGSDAEQALAAIGEAITSGLGEGAA from the coding sequence ATGTTCCAGTTGTCACAGCAAGATATTCATTTAGGCGCAGCGGCCAGTAATAAGCAGGAAGCTATCCAGCTTGTTGCTTCAGCACTGACCGAGGCCGGGTGCGTTAACGCAGGGTATGTCGACGGCATGCTACAGCGCGAACAGCAAACATCTACCTATTTGGGAAGCGGCATTGCTATCCCTCACGGCACCACCGATACCCGCGATCTGGTATTGAAGACCGGGGTTCAAGTATTTCAGTTTCCTCAAGGTATCACCTGGGGTGAAGATCAAACCGCCTATGTGGTGTTAGGTATTGCAGCCCGCTCTGACGAACATTTGGCTTTGCTGCGTCAGCTGACTCACGTCCTGAGCGACGATCGCGTAGCGGCACGTCTGGCAAGTACAACTTCGGCAGAAGAACTGCGTAGCCTGCTGATGGGCGAACGACAACTGGCGGAGTTCCGCTTTGACACCTCGCTGATTGCACTGGATGTGGCGACCGACAATCTGTTGACACTTCAGGCGCTGAACGCGGGTCGTCTTCAACAGGTCGGCGCCGCAGATGCCAGCTTCGTCAGCACCGCGGTCAGTAATAAGCCGCTGAATCTCGGGCAAGGTGTGTGGTTCAGCGATAGCGCTGTCGGTAATCTCAGCAGCGCGGCTGCGGTGGCGCGCCCGGCAGCACCTTTCAGCATTGACGGTGAAAACGTAGCCTTGTTGGTAACGGTTGCGGCGGCTGACGATCAGGCTTTTGCTCCAATCAATTACCTGAGCAACCTGCTGATTGCGCAAAAAGCGGAACGTCTGCTGACGGCTGATGCACCGACGCTGCTGGCACTTTTGACCAGCGACGGACCGGAAGAGAGCGAAGTGCTGACGGCGGAATTTACCATCCGTAACGAACACGGCCTGCATGCCCGTCCGGGCACCATGCTGGTGAACGTGATCAAACAGTTCACCAGTGAAATTACGGTGACCAATCTGGATGGCACAGGCAAACCGGCAAATGGCCGCAGCCTGATGAAAGTCGTCGCGCTGGGCGTGAAGAAAGGTCACAAACTGCGTTTCACCGCCAGCGGTAGCGATGCGGAGCAAGCACTGGCCGCGATTGGCGAGGCGATTACGTCCGGTTTGGGCGAGGGGGCAGCATGA
- the fruK gene encoding 1-phosphofructokinase, with the protein MSRRVATITLNPAYDLVGYCPEVEKGEVNLVQTAGLHAAGKGINVAKVLKDLGIDVTVGGFLGKDNQDGFQQLFSELGIANRFQVVPGRTRINVKLTEKEGDVTDFNFSGFEVTQQDWQRFVNDSLSWLGQFDMVAVSGSLPAGVDPDAFTDWMSRLRTQCPCIIFDSSREALVAGLKASPWLVKPNRRELEIWAGRKLPTLADVVDAAHALREQGIAHVVISLGAEGALWVNASGAWLAKPPACDVVSTVGAGDSMVGGLIYGLLMRESSEHTLRLATAVSALAVSQSNVGITDRPQLAAMMARVDLKPFN; encoded by the coding sequence ATGAGCAGGAGAGTAGCCACAATCACCCTGAATCCAGCTTACGATCTGGTTGGCTATTGCCCGGAAGTTGAGAAAGGCGAAGTCAATCTGGTTCAGACAGCGGGTCTGCACGCCGCAGGCAAAGGTATCAACGTTGCCAAGGTACTGAAAGACCTCGGGATTGATGTCACGGTAGGTGGCTTTCTGGGTAAAGACAATCAGGATGGTTTTCAGCAATTGTTCAGCGAGCTGGGCATTGCCAACCGTTTTCAGGTTGTGCCAGGACGTACGCGCATTAATGTCAAATTAACCGAAAAAGAGGGTGACGTAACCGACTTCAACTTTTCCGGTTTTGAAGTGACGCAGCAGGACTGGCAGCGTTTCGTCAATGATTCGCTGAGCTGGCTGGGGCAGTTCGACATGGTCGCGGTGAGCGGCAGTCTGCCTGCTGGCGTCGATCCTGATGCGTTTACCGACTGGATGTCGCGTCTGCGCACGCAGTGTCCTTGCATTATTTTCGACAGCAGCCGTGAAGCGCTGGTGGCGGGACTGAAGGCCTCTCCTTGGTTGGTGAAACCAAACCGCCGGGAGCTGGAAATATGGGCTGGGCGTAAATTACCGACGCTGGCTGATGTGGTGGATGCCGCCCACGCGCTGCGTGAGCAAGGTATCGCGCATGTTGTGATCTCACTGGGTGCAGAAGGCGCACTGTGGGTGAATGCATCCGGTGCGTGGCTTGCTAAACCACCGGCCTGTGATGTGGTAAGTACGGTAGGGGCGGGCGACTCCATGGTTGGGGGGTTGATTTATGGCTTATTAATGCGTGAGTCCAGTGAGCACACTCTGCGTTTGGCGACGGCGGTTTCAGCGCTGGCCGTTAGCCAAAGTAATGTTGGTATTACCGATCGTCCTCAGTTGGCCGCAATGATGGCGCGTGTCGACCTGAAACCCTTTAACTGA
- the fruA gene encoding PTS fructose transporter subunit IIBC — protein sequence MKTLLILDKSLGLARSRLVKNLLGAAAAKAGVTFTEHANDAELAIVLGASAAADSALNGKQVYVGDIELAVSQPEAFLAKAQAEATTYQAAASASVQQPLTAKRIVAVTACPTGVAHTFMAAEAIESEAKKRGWWVKVETRGSVGAGNAITPEEVEQADLVIVAADIEVDLAKFAGKKMYRTSTGLALKKTAQELDKAQAEAKVYQPSGQTSASSASESGQKGGAGPYRHLLTGVSYMLPMVVAGGLCIALSFVFGIEAFKQEGTLAAALMKIGGGSAFALMVPVLAGYIAFSIADRPGLTPGLVGGMLAVSTGAGFLGGIIAGFLAGYIARAINNKLILPQSLTALKPILIIPLFATLITGLIMIYVVGTPVAKILTGLTSWLQSMGTANAVILGAILGAMMCTDMGGPVNKVAYVFGTTLLSSQIYAPMAAVMAAGMVPPLAMGLATVLASKKFNPTEREGGKAAFVLGLCFISEGAIPYAARDPMRVLPCCIVGGALTGALSMAVGAKLMAPHGGLFVLLIPGAITPVIGYLLAIIAGTVVAGVLYALLKRSDEQLAKVA from the coding sequence ATGAAAACGCTGCTGATTTTGGATAAATCACTGGGCCTGGCGAGAAGCCGACTGGTGAAGAACCTACTCGGCGCTGCCGCTGCGAAAGCAGGGGTGACGTTTACAGAACACGCTAACGACGCTGAACTGGCGATCGTTCTGGGGGCGTCCGCTGCGGCGGATAGCGCACTGAATGGCAAGCAGGTTTATGTCGGTGATATCGAACTGGCTGTTTCACAGCCGGAAGCCTTTTTGGCGAAAGCGCAGGCAGAGGCAACAACCTATCAGGCCGCGGCGTCAGCTTCCGTTCAGCAACCCCTTACTGCCAAGCGCATTGTTGCCGTAACGGCGTGCCCGACAGGCGTCGCACACACGTTTATGGCGGCAGAAGCGATTGAAAGCGAAGCCAAAAAACGTGGCTGGTGGGTTAAAGTGGAAACGCGCGGCTCCGTTGGCGCGGGCAATGCGATTACCCCAGAAGAAGTGGAGCAGGCCGATCTGGTGATCGTCGCTGCGGATATTGAAGTCGATCTGGCGAAGTTTGCTGGCAAGAAGATGTATCGCACGTCAACGGGGCTGGCACTGAAGAAGACGGCGCAGGAGTTAGATAAAGCACAGGCTGAAGCCAAAGTGTATCAGCCATCTGGGCAAACCAGCGCGTCAAGCGCGAGCGAGTCTGGTCAGAAAGGCGGGGCAGGCCCGTATCGCCACCTGTTGACCGGCGTGTCTTACATGCTGCCGATGGTGGTTGCAGGTGGTCTATGTATCGCGCTGTCGTTTGTCTTTGGTATTGAAGCCTTTAAACAGGAAGGTACGCTGGCAGCGGCGCTGATGAAAATCGGTGGCGGTTCAGCCTTTGCGCTGATGGTGCCCGTGCTGGCGGGTTATATCGCGTTCTCCATTGCGGATCGTCCGGGCTTAACGCCGGGTCTGGTTGGCGGGATGTTGGCGGTAAGTACGGGGGCGGGGTTCCTCGGTGGGATTATTGCCGGTTTCCTGGCGGGTTATATTGCCAGAGCGATCAACAATAAGCTGATTCTGCCGCAAAGTTTGACGGCGCTAAAACCGATCCTCATTATTCCGCTGTTCGCTACGTTGATCACGGGCCTTATCATGATTTACGTCGTTGGTACGCCAGTGGCGAAAATCCTGACTGGCCTGACAAGCTGGCTGCAATCCATGGGCACGGCGAATGCGGTGATTCTGGGTGCGATTCTGGGTGCGATGATGTGTACGGACATGGGCGGGCCGGTTAATAAGGTGGCTTACGTTTTCGGTACGACCTTGCTCAGTAGCCAGATTTACGCGCCGATGGCTGCCGTGATGGCAGCCGGTATGGTGCCACCGTTGGCGATGGGTCTGGCAACCGTACTGGCAAGTAAAAAATTCAACCCGACCGAGCGAGAAGGGGGGAAAGCGGCGTTTGTTCTGGGTCTGTGCTTCATCTCTGAAGGGGCGATTCCTTACGCGGCGCGTGACCCAATGCGCGTTCTGCCTTGCTGCATCGTCGGTGGCGCACTGACTGGTGCATTGTCGATGGCGGTGGGCGCTAAGCTGATGGCACCACACGGTGGTCTGTTCGTCCTGTTGATTCCAGGCGCAATTACCCCAGTTATCGGTTATCTGTTAGCGATTATTGCGGGAACGGTGGTAGCTGGCGTGCTGTACGCGCTGCTGAAACGTTCTGATGAACAACTGGCGAAAGTTGCATAA
- the nfo gene encoding deoxyribonuclease IV: MKYIGAHVSAAGGVDQAVIRAHEIKATAFALFTKNQRQWQAAPLSTEMIDRFKAACEQYAYTPAQILPHDSYLINLGHPDTEALEKSRIAFIDEMSRCQQLGLSLLNFHPGSHLKQIEEADCLARIAESINIALAETVGVTAVIENTAGQGSNLGFRFEHLAAIIDGVEDKSRVGVCIDTCHAFAGGYDLRTETDCEATLAEFDRIVGFRYLRGMHLNDAKSAFASRVDRHHSLGEGNIGKTAFSYIMKDPRFDGIPMILETINPDIWADEIAWLKSEAQC; this comes from the coding sequence ATGAAATACATCGGGGCGCACGTTAGCGCAGCAGGCGGTGTCGATCAGGCCGTGATTCGGGCACATGAGATAAAGGCGACGGCTTTCGCGTTATTTACCAAGAATCAGCGCCAATGGCAGGCAGCGCCGCTCAGCACAGAGATGATTGACCGTTTTAAAGCCGCCTGTGAGCAATACGCCTATACGCCAGCACAGATTCTGCCCCACGACAGCTATCTGATTAATTTGGGTCACCCGGACACCGAGGCGCTAGAGAAGTCACGCATCGCGTTTATTGATGAAATGTCTCGTTGCCAGCAGCTTGGGCTGAGCCTGCTGAATTTTCACCCCGGCAGCCATCTGAAACAGATCGAAGAAGCGGACTGTCTGGCTCGTATCGCCGAGTCCATCAACATCGCGCTGGCGGAAACCGTTGGCGTCACCGCCGTGATTGAGAATACCGCCGGGCAAGGCAGTAATTTGGGGTTCCGCTTTGAGCATCTGGCAGCCATCATCGACGGCGTAGAAGATAAAAGCCGCGTTGGCGTCTGTATCGATACCTGCCACGCCTTCGCGGGTGGCTATGACCTGCGGACAGAAACGGATTGCGAAGCGACCCTTGCTGAATTCGACCGCATTGTTGGGTTCCGCTATCTGCGCGGCATGCATTTGAATGATGCGAAAAGTGCGTTCGCTAGTCGCGTTGACCGCCATCATAGTCTGGGAGAAGGTAATATCGGCAAAACCGCCTTCAGCTACATCATGAAAGATCCCCGTTTTGACGGTATCCCGATGATTCTGGAAACGATCAATCCCGATATCTGGGCCGACGAAATCGCCTGGCTTAAGTCAGAAGCGCAGTGCTGA
- a CDS encoding YeiH family protein — MDLPAVLPTIAPPDGAKRRFPGLLLISLITFSLLWLTNIPKVAHWGLGSLTLAILIGIVLGNSVYPRLQPLCDPGVQWAKQHLLRWGIILYGFRLSLQQVAAVGVTGVAVDLTVVTLTFLLACWIGKRWLKVDNETVILIGAGSSICGAAAIMATVPVVKASSNAIAVAVSTVVIFGTTAMFLYPWLYQLNLDHQWIDATPQIVGLYFGSTIHEVAQVVAAGHAIDGATENIAVISKMLRVMMLAPFLLILGFYLKKTAQKNDAETTIPLMFPWFALGFIAIAAFNSFQLLPPALVTQLVQLDNVLLTMAMVALGLTTRFSAICQAGAKPLLLALILFLWLIVGGAGINLFFTHLLG; from the coding sequence ATGGATCTTCCTGCGGTATTACCCACGATAGCACCACCCGATGGTGCAAAACGACGATTCCCCGGCCTGCTGTTAATCAGTTTAATAACTTTTTCGCTCCTCTGGCTGACAAATATTCCGAAAGTCGCCCATTGGGGACTCGGCTCACTGACATTGGCGATCCTGATTGGGATCGTGCTGGGAAATAGCGTTTATCCGCGTCTTCAACCTTTGTGCGACCCAGGCGTACAGTGGGCGAAACAGCATTTACTGCGCTGGGGTATCATACTTTATGGTTTTCGTCTCAGCTTGCAGCAAGTTGCTGCCGTGGGTGTTACCGGTGTCGCGGTCGATCTTACCGTCGTCACGTTGACGTTTCTACTCGCCTGCTGGATAGGCAAGCGCTGGCTGAAAGTCGACAACGAAACCGTGATTCTCATCGGTGCGGGCAGCAGCATCTGCGGTGCGGCGGCGATCATGGCAACAGTCCCCGTTGTCAAAGCGTCCAGCAATGCGATTGCCGTCGCGGTGTCCACCGTGGTGATTTTCGGTACGACGGCGATGTTTTTGTACCCGTGGCTTTATCAGCTCAATCTCGATCATCAGTGGATTGACGCCACGCCACAGATCGTCGGCCTGTACTTTGGCTCAACGATACACGAAGTCGCTCAGGTTGTTGCCGCCGGACATGCCATTGATGGTGCAACGGAGAACATCGCCGTCATCAGCAAAATGCTGCGCGTGATGATGCTGGCTCCTTTCCTTCTCATTCTTGGATTTTATCTGAAAAAAACGGCACAAAAAAATGACGCTGAAACGACTATTCCACTGATGTTCCCATGGTTTGCACTGGGGTTTATTGCCATAGCCGCCTTCAATTCTTTCCAGCTATTGCCTCCAGCACTCGTCACACAGCTAGTGCAACTCGATAATGTGCTGTTGACCATGGCGATGGTTGCACTAGGGCTCACAACCCGATTCAGCGCTATCTGTCAGGCAGGCGCAAAACCACTGCTGTTGGCACTTATTCTGTTTCTCTGGCTGATCGTTGGCGGTGCAGGCATCAATCTGTTCTTCACGCATTTATTAGGCTAA